One Misgurnus anguillicaudatus chromosome 19, ASM2758022v2, whole genome shotgun sequence genomic region harbors:
- the LOC141350855 gene encoding nucleoside diphosphate kinase, mitochondrial-like, translating into MRPTAVAFALCVHAARVATRNSSRATVSSVWRHGQERSRSSNADFPAVKERTLIAVKPDGVQRRLIGDVIKRFEQRGFRLVGLKMLQVPKTLLDQHYVALQKKPFYSSLLHYMTSGPVVAMVWEGHNALSRKISG; encoded by the exons ATGAGACCTACGGCAGTGGCGTTTGCCCTCTGCGTCCACGCGGCGCGAGTGGCCACGCGGAATTCCTCGCGCGCAACTGTTTCAAGCGTTTGGCGACATGGACAAGAGCGCAGCCGCAGCAGTAACGCAG ATTTTCCTGCCGTAAAGGAACGAACTTTGATAGCTGTCAAGCCCGACGGCGTTCAGAGACGCCTGATTGGTGACGTCATCAAACGCTTTGAGCAGCGAGGATTTCGATTGGTGGGTTTGAAGATGCTGCAG gTTCCCAAGACGCTGTTAGATCAGCATTACGTGGCGCTGCAGAAGAAACCCTTTTACTCCAGCCTGCTTCACTACATGACCTCTGGTCCTGTTGTTGCAATG GTGTGGGAGGGGCATAATGCATTATCACGGAAAATTAGTGGGTAG